A genomic region of Candidatus Hydrogenedentota bacterium contains the following coding sequences:
- a CDS encoding DUF1624 domain-containing protein, producing MTSQTEAPTKAVSARIVSVDVLRGFDMLWLVGGAGVALGIGRLLGSPWKEGIQRQFQHAKWDGFYFYDLIFPLFIFLAGMSIAFSMGRILKEEGRLAALKRLGRRCLIMFLLGIFYNGGLSQPWPEVRILGVLQRIALCCFFAGLLFCFMSWRGMLASLFLILGGYWILLSFIPAPDLSAVSWAEGENWVSWMDTALLPGRILYDSYDPEGILSTLPAVGTCLLGVFAGLLIKSKNIIPKRKAAAFLLSGVGIVLIGYLWGFQCPIIKKIWTPSYVCVSGGYSLILVALFFTVIDIFKVQWWIAPFVWIGKNSLTIYIARSVIDFSKIGDRFVGGSVALCFGEDGAYMLKVSVALGLALLFVWFLDKKRIYLRL from the coding sequence ATGACATCGCAAACAGAGGCCCCGACAAAAGCCGTATCCGCCCGCATTGTCAGTGTGGATGTGTTACGTGGTTTTGACATGCTCTGGCTCGTAGGCGGAGCAGGGGTTGCCTTGGGCATCGGCAGGCTCCTCGGTTCGCCTTGGAAAGAAGGCATTCAGCGCCAATTCCAACATGCCAAGTGGGACGGCTTTTACTTCTATGATTTGATTTTTCCGCTCTTCATATTTCTCGCAGGCATGTCCATCGCCTTTTCCATGGGACGCATACTGAAGGAAGAAGGGCGCCTTGCCGCACTCAAACGACTGGGACGGCGCTGCCTCATCATGTTTTTACTCGGCATCTTCTATAACGGCGGCTTGTCGCAGCCTTGGCCCGAGGTGCGTATACTCGGCGTGTTGCAACGTATTGCCCTCTGTTGTTTCTTTGCCGGACTCCTTTTTTGTTTTATGTCGTGGCGCGGCATGTTAGCGTCCTTATTCCTAATCTTGGGCGGCTATTGGATCCTCCTCAGTTTCATCCCCGCACCCGATCTGTCGGCTGTTTCATGGGCTGAAGGTGAAAATTGGGTCTCTTGGATGGACACCGCTCTCTTACCCGGCCGAATACTCTATGACAGCTATGACCCCGAGGGAATCTTAAGTACCTTGCCCGCTGTGGGAACCTGTCTCCTGGGCGTCTTCGCAGGGCTGCTCATCAAATCGAAGAATATAATCCCAAAACGAAAGGCAGCGGCATTTTTACTGTCCGGGGTGGGCATCGTCCTCATCGGCTATCTCTGGGGATTCCAATGTCCCATCATTAAAAAAATTTGGACACCTAGTTACGTCTGTGTGTCAGGGGGATACAGCCTCATTCTCGTAGCCCTGTTTTTTACAGTCATTGATATTTTTAAAGTGCAATGGTGGATTGCGCCCTTCGTCTGGATCGGCAAAAATTCCTTGACCATCTACATTGCCCGCAGTGTAATTGATTTCTCGAAAATAGGGGATCGCTTTGTCGGCGGCAGTGTGGCGCTGTGCTTTGGCGAAGACGGCGCCTATATGCTCAAAGTCTCCGTTGCCTTAGGGCTGGCATTACTCTTTGTCTGGTTTTTAGACAAAAAACGTATCTATCTGCGCCTGTAA